One genomic region from Salinicola endophyticus encodes:
- the icmH gene encoding type IVB secretion system protein IcmH/DotU: MTEALAHPSDIAEPRTLKTLSRDFISMVLMVRRGQQAESVERFLERVDQWLREFEEKARAENYSAEAVKDAQYALCAFLDESVLKGGVGNIREHVELHPFQYRYFGVHLAGEGFYDRLDSLRSDVRGNLDVLEVYHLCLALGFEGKYSLENRDQLRYIANTLGQDIARYRKREIDGRESWKLPDQVGQLLRYEIPLWVYLLIIVVVCLLVYGGLRWWLGSETDALIEQIRQLFDSQG, encoded by the coding sequence ATGACCGAAGCCCTTGCTCACCCTTCCGATATCGCCGAGCCGCGCACGCTCAAGACGCTGTCGCGCGACTTCATCTCCATGGTGCTGATGGTGCGTCGTGGCCAGCAGGCCGAGAGCGTCGAGCGCTTCCTCGAGCGGGTGGACCAGTGGCTGCGCGAGTTCGAGGAGAAGGCGCGGGCCGAGAACTACAGCGCCGAAGCGGTGAAGGATGCCCAGTACGCGCTGTGTGCCTTCCTCGACGAGAGCGTGCTCAAGGGTGGTGTGGGCAATATCCGCGAGCACGTCGAGCTGCATCCGTTTCAGTACCGCTACTTCGGTGTGCATCTGGCGGGGGAGGGCTTCTACGACCGTCTCGACAGCCTGCGCAGCGACGTGCGTGGCAACCTGGACGTGCTCGAGGTCTATCACCTCTGTCTGGCGCTGGGGTTCGAGGGCAAGTACAGCCTCGAGAACCGCGATCAGCTGCGCTATATCGCCAATACCCTGGGCCAGGACATCGCGCGCTACCGCAAGCGTGAGATCGACGGTCGCGAGAGCTGGAAGCTGCCGGATCAGGTCGGCCAGCTGCTGCGCTACGAGATCCCGCTGTGGGTCTACCTGCTGATCATCGTGGTGGTCTGCCTGCTGGTCTATGGTGGCCTGCGCTGGTGGCTGGGCAGTGAGACCGACGCGCTGATCGAGCAGATTCGTCAGCTGTTCGATAGCCAGGGTTGA
- a CDS encoding type VI secretion protein IcmF/TssM N-terminal domain-containing protein yields MRFLRFLRSLKGFWPLSIVLWLLGLALCVLLLPLVTQERELIFIAMALVTALWLLVVVMRQYHRIRAERNIENLVELEVHREAAESEPGDYQVLSERLKHAMAMQRAARSVDGGKASLYELPWYLVVGMAASGKTSLLTRSSLSATMAGGSNLSAVSGTQHCDWYFSREAVMIDTAGRYLVEDRPASEFADFLKTLRKQRRKPAINGLVLVVSLPELLQQSRQDAHALAEQLVSRVSEYRACLGINPPVYLFFSKADLLPGFTRTFEALDATERQQPWGLTFSLDELRRQGVTRAFQQRFPGLVATLRARVDARVVEEGSDADSELLRFPDYFAELYGVLSDFLEQFDAQQNAERAPILRGLYFTSALQSGPALPALIDEQTRDAFALAPTSATAAAPRNGERSYFITDTFRRVVFPDRNLSLYYSQRGDRRSLPPFMIGAVGALGVAAIAAQGWSAYNNKQWLEHIRERIAPLGTDASLQPDQRRALRDDLEQQLTAIERHRETGVPLRLDLGLYQGDALRAPLKEAWATLFTRDVLTPLSWRLARQLRSLAAFGDPADGIDTGNGEGGTAADATAQAGTQANAAGAARDQGRQIGEDAMARMRERSTSRPTLGSVPTSASEIGSRARSELRSRTTDSARDAWYSARSSAETSLEEGLRDRTSQLGSAVGNADGDESTLTLSGEQGPSLSEEMLTKLSQADVEQLIESYSSLKLYLILTDPDAHADQGDFVASALPRLWADYVARRGLETSRDSIMDNAALYVHYLQEGKAPALKRDDKLVADSRDRLNAFLIDSSLVDREYLRYQLEVEQRFEPLTLSRMAPDMEGRLFYSSRAVPAFYTREVWNQYLRPAIIETVSGDLQRESDWVLDDENVDDAVQSKARFVSQLMARYKRDYAIAWERFLDNTHVADFETLDQASVRLSQLSDLQGSPLRQVLEAVKDNTTWDDPKAQTEDEASGKAKDQSFWGRVMSVFNGAGGAAAVDINTLPRLNDGLLTQHFRPVTRLLAADDATGSDNSVLNQYLLDLRQLKVRVDNVRSAQDVGRSSKSLIMATLSGQPTEINTLRNFVASRVDTSRTPLIRALEPLFREPVEDTWKALNAPARQQLNAAWDDKIVTPWDQMVAGRYPVSDSVNEASVRDMEYFIDPDKGVMSQFRKEEIGDLAGSGSGQRSTMVDPRMLSSIDDATALGRVIDSLSDLQNGFELQINPTAGLTDIILTIDGQRLHYRNNTQSWERLTWPGNGEAFGARLDIVNRNGQRHTVFDYPNRWGFLRMIESARITPIDKARQRFSWNTYMGTVSFDVRNFGGVKISDLQRIKSLRIPQLGGAGQ; encoded by the coding sequence ATGCGTTTTCTGCGATTCCTGCGCTCGCTCAAAGGCTTCTGGCCGCTCTCGATCGTACTCTGGCTGCTGGGGCTGGCACTTTGCGTGCTGCTACTGCCGCTGGTGACCCAGGAGCGCGAGCTCATCTTCATCGCCATGGCGCTGGTCACCGCGCTTTGGCTGCTGGTCGTGGTGATGCGGCAGTACCACCGCATCCGCGCCGAGCGCAACATCGAGAATCTGGTCGAGCTCGAGGTGCACCGCGAGGCCGCCGAGAGCGAGCCCGGCGACTATCAGGTGCTGAGCGAGCGGCTCAAACACGCCATGGCGATGCAGCGAGCGGCGCGCTCGGTGGATGGTGGCAAGGCCTCGCTCTACGAGCTGCCGTGGTATCTGGTGGTGGGCATGGCGGCCTCGGGCAAGACCTCGCTGCTGACCCGCTCTTCGCTCTCGGCGACCATGGCCGGGGGCAGCAATCTCTCCGCGGTGAGCGGCACCCAGCACTGCGACTGGTACTTCAGCCGCGAGGCGGTGATGATCGACACCGCCGGCCGCTACCTGGTCGAGGATCGGCCGGCGAGCGAGTTCGCCGACTTCCTCAAGACCCTGCGCAAGCAGCGGCGCAAGCCGGCGATCAACGGCCTGGTGCTGGTGGTCAGCCTGCCCGAGCTGCTCCAACAGTCGCGTCAGGATGCCCACGCGCTGGCCGAGCAGCTGGTCAGCCGGGTGAGCGAGTACCGCGCCTGCCTGGGGATCAATCCGCCGGTCTATCTGTTCTTCAGCAAGGCGGACCTGCTGCCCGGCTTCACCCGTACCTTCGAAGCGCTCGATGCCACTGAGCGCCAGCAGCCCTGGGGCCTGACCTTTTCGCTCGACGAGCTGCGTCGCCAGGGCGTGACCCGGGCCTTCCAGCAGCGCTTTCCGGGGCTGGTGGCCACGCTGCGCGCGCGGGTCGACGCCCGCGTGGTGGAAGAGGGCAGCGATGCCGACAGCGAGCTGCTGCGCTTCCCCGACTACTTCGCCGAGCTCTATGGCGTGCTCAGCGACTTCCTCGAACAGTTCGATGCCCAGCAGAACGCCGAGCGCGCACCGATCCTGCGCGGTCTCTACTTCACCAGCGCGCTGCAGAGCGGCCCCGCGCTGCCGGCGCTGATCGACGAGCAGACCCGCGACGCCTTCGCCCTGGCGCCGACGTCGGCGACCGCAGCGGCGCCGCGCAACGGTGAGCGTAGCTACTTCATCACCGATACCTTCCGCCGTGTGGTCTTCCCCGACCGCAACCTGAGCCTCTACTACTCCCAGCGCGGTGACCGCCGCTCGCTGCCGCCGTTCATGATCGGCGCGGTCGGTGCACTCGGGGTGGCGGCCATTGCCGCCCAGGGCTGGTCGGCCTACAACAACAAGCAGTGGCTCGAGCATATCCGCGAGCGCATCGCGCCTCTCGGCACGGATGCCAGCCTCCAGCCGGACCAGCGCCGGGCGCTGCGCGACGATTTAGAGCAGCAGTTGACAGCGATCGAGCGTCACCGCGAGACCGGCGTGCCGCTGCGTCTCGACCTGGGCCTGTATCAGGGCGATGCGCTGCGCGCGCCGCTGAAGGAGGCCTGGGCCACGCTGTTCACGCGTGACGTGCTGACGCCGCTCTCCTGGCGTCTGGCACGACAGCTGCGTTCGCTGGCCGCCTTCGGTGATCCGGCCGACGGTATCGATACCGGTAACGGGGAAGGCGGAACGGCCGCCGACGCGACGGCGCAGGCAGGTACGCAGGCGAATGCCGCCGGCGCGGCGCGGGACCAGGGCCGCCAGATCGGCGAAGACGCCATGGCGCGCATGCGCGAGCGTTCGACCTCGCGGCCGACCCTGGGCAGCGTGCCCACCAGCGCCTCCGAGATCGGCAGCCGTGCGCGCAGTGAGCTGCGTTCGCGTACCACCGACAGCGCCCGTGATGCCTGGTATTCGGCCCGCAGCAGCGCCGAAACCTCGCTGGAAGAGGGGCTGCGTGATCGTACCAGCCAACTGGGCAGCGCCGTGGGCAATGCCGATGGCGACGAGTCCACGCTCACGCTGTCCGGTGAGCAGGGCCCCTCGCTCTCCGAGGAGATGCTGACCAAGCTCTCTCAGGCGGATGTCGAGCAGCTGATCGAGAGCTACTCCTCGCTCAAGCTCTATCTGATTCTGACCGACCCGGACGCCCATGCGGATCAGGGCGACTTCGTCGCCTCCGCGCTGCCGCGACTGTGGGCCGACTACGTGGCGCGCCGCGGGCTGGAGACGTCCCGCGACAGCATCATGGACAACGCCGCGCTCTACGTGCACTACCTGCAGGAGGGCAAGGCGCCGGCGCTCAAGCGCGATGACAAGCTGGTCGCCGACAGCCGCGACCGGCTCAACGCCTTCCTGATCGATTCGAGCCTGGTCGACCGCGAATACCTGCGCTACCAGCTGGAGGTGGAGCAGCGCTTCGAACCGCTGACGCTGTCGCGCATGGCCCCCGACATGGAAGGCCGGCTGTTCTACTCCAGCCGCGCGGTACCGGCCTTCTATACCCGCGAGGTGTGGAACCAGTACCTGCGTCCGGCGATCATCGAGACCGTCTCTGGCGATCTCCAGCGGGAATCGGACTGGGTGCTCGACGACGAGAACGTCGACGATGCGGTGCAGTCGAAGGCGCGCTTCGTCAGCCAGCTGATGGCGCGCTACAAGCGTGACTACGCGATCGCCTGGGAGCGCTTCCTCGACAACACCCACGTCGCCGACTTCGAGACCCTGGATCAGGCCAGCGTGCGTCTGTCCCAGCTCAGCGACCTGCAGGGCTCGCCGCTGCGCCAGGTGCTGGAAGCGGTCAAGGACAACACCACCTGGGACGACCCCAAGGCGCAGACCGAGGACGAGGCCAGCGGCAAGGCCAAGGACCAGAGCTTCTGGGGCCGAGTGATGAGCGTGTTCAACGGCGCGGGTGGCGCCGCGGCGGTGGATATCAATACGCTGCCGCGACTCAACGACGGCCTGCTGACTCAGCACTTCCGCCCGGTGACGCGACTGCTGGCGGCGGACGATGCCACCGGCAGCGACAACTCGGTGCTCAACCAGTACCTGCTCGATCTGCGCCAGCTCAAGGTGCGGGTGGACAACGTGCGCAGCGCCCAGGACGTGGGCCGCAGCAGCAAGTCGCTGATCATGGCGACGCTCTCCGGCCAGCCGACTGAGATCAACACCCTGCGCAACTTCGTCGCCTCACGCGTGGATACCTCGCGCACGCCGTTGATCCGCGCGCTCGAACCGCTGTTCCGTGAGCCGGTCGAGGACACCTGGAAGGCGCTCAACGCCCCGGCACGCCAGCAGCTCAACGCCGCCTGGGACGACAAGATCGTCACGCCGTGGGACCAGATGGTCGCCGGCCGCTATCCGGTCAGCGACTCGGTCAACGAAGCCTCGGTGCGCGACATGGAGTACTTCATCGATCCCGACAAGGGGGTGATGTCGCAGTTCCGCAAGGAAGAGATCGGCGACCTGGCCGGCTCCGGCAGCGGCCAGCGCTCGACGATGGTCGACCCGCGCATGCTCTCGAGCATCGACGATGCCACCGCCCTCGGCCGGGTCATCGACAGCCTGTCGGACCTGCAGAACGGCTTCGAGCTGCAGATCAACCCCACTGCGGGGCTGACCGACATCATTCTGACCATCGACGGCCAGCGGCTGCACTACCGCAACAATACCCAGTCGTGGGAGCGGCTGACCTGGCCGGGCAACGGCGAGGCCTTTGGCGCGCGCCTGGATATCGTCAACCGCAATGGCCAGCGCCATACGGTGTTCGACTATCCCAACCGCTGGGGCTTCCTGCGCATGATCGAGAGTGCCCGGATCACCCCGATCGACAAGGCGCGCCAGCGCTTCAGCTGGAACACCTACATGGGCACGGTCAGCTTCGACGTACGCAACTTCGGTGGGGTGAAGATCTCCGACCTACAGCGGATCAAGTCGCTGCGCATTCCGCAGCTCGGCGGGGCTGGACAGTGA
- the tagF gene encoding type VI secretion system-associated protein TagF, whose translation MIGCFGKIPTQADFVGVNATGAVIQELDQWLQSALLQFLDHDDWQRRFDALPVCFFNYHARNGSDVTGAMISSADASGRRYPFFVFQTLKAEGRPAVLPCINTLGEIFAAQARTILTDSVHGASPIDPVAAIGELRQLNDQDIALYQRIHQRFLLDYSFADVAKALEWGWPEFVSGGCLHRLHYALMRWRAGSTQAVMLPLPAERGLKRPVADLWQQWLGAACPGGTPVMSLLVDDFMRPRLLLMPVWQSAEQFFEVLSNPDDRRLCIDVLSPFADDEPHPGTLPLPDTRLSLADFMAQFPCDAR comes from the coding sequence ATGATCGGCTGCTTTGGCAAGATTCCCACGCAGGCCGACTTCGTAGGCGTGAACGCCACCGGAGCAGTGATCCAGGAGCTCGACCAGTGGTTACAGAGTGCGCTGTTGCAGTTTCTCGACCACGACGACTGGCAGCGTCGCTTCGATGCGCTGCCGGTGTGCTTCTTCAACTATCACGCGCGCAACGGCAGCGATGTCACCGGGGCCATGATCAGCTCGGCAGACGCCTCCGGGCGGCGCTATCCGTTCTTCGTCTTCCAGACGCTGAAGGCGGAAGGGCGCCCCGCGGTGCTGCCCTGCATCAACACCCTGGGCGAAATCTTCGCCGCCCAGGCACGGACGATCCTCACCGACTCCGTGCATGGCGCGTCGCCGATCGACCCGGTGGCGGCGATCGGCGAGCTGCGCCAGCTCAACGATCAGGACATCGCGCTGTATCAGCGCATCCATCAGCGCTTTTTGCTCGACTACAGCTTCGCCGACGTGGCCAAGGCGCTGGAGTGGGGCTGGCCGGAGTTCGTCAGCGGCGGCTGCCTGCATCGCCTGCACTATGCGCTGATGCGCTGGCGCGCCGGCAGTACCCAGGCCGTGATGCTGCCGCTACCAGCGGAGCGCGGGCTCAAGCGCCCGGTCGCCGATCTCTGGCAGCAGTGGCTGGGGGCTGCCTGCCCCGGCGGCACGCCGGTGATGAGCCTGCTGGTCGACGACTTCATGCGCCCGCGGCTGTTGCTGATGCCGGTCTGGCAGAGCGCGGAACAGTTCTTCGAGGTGCTCTCGAACCCGGACGACAGGCGTCTGTGCATCGACGTGCTGTCGCCCTTTGCGGACGACGAGCCGCATCCCGGTACCTTGCCGCTCCCGGATACCCGGTTGAGTCTGGCCGATTTCATGGCGCAATTTCCGTGCGACGCACGGTAG
- the tssM gene encoding type VI secretion system membrane subunit TssM, which translates to MKRFKIAYLKYAFFKYQPYILGLLFFAAIFLVWRLGVALGFSSLASLLSGIVLFLLASALYVLLLYRGVGQKRNLEHLLMEDADAAVLEASPQDREEISLLRERLLKTIERLKQSGKRKGQRGNDALYALPWYMIVGQPAAGKSTMVYESGLNFPFAERENARVAGMGGTRHCDWFFSSDAILLDTAGRYMNSEEEVGKWKGFLALLKSHRRHCPLNGLIVAVNISDVVQASDTQRNNLARRLRERIQEAREQLEARLPIYLVFTKCDLIEGFTTFFERLDPQHRSDVLGHTFPHQQPSDVNWGQQFDSALQALCHHWLQVGDDEIVQRDVVDTRRDVAAFRFPLELAALRDSLTRFVDALTNANPYQSAPLLRGFYFVSALQEGDAIEGEHASRVGRHFALAKPGQLSEERVNHAFFIGNLFRQVIIADRHLAGLYSTDVRGKRRKLRWGLAAAALGIVACTLWITSAVRNHGEIEAMSHTFAEATAEDDQQPTQYARWHSLDALRDWGSHYYQREHGDGVPWSMGWGLYQGDAIEPAIREHYFERLRTVMLEPVEQNLTRSLFSLTTIGVYKRTTDELHAVDGPDTVAPYARPRDNTAESLAKFGRNTLDTYLMLSDMDRDDIDSEALRNRLPAFWYPAIQQRTGAKIDEDRADYRYAGRQIDFYSEQIHEPDVPRITSNAFLVSSSRNYIDSLLEQTLTSTETIVLESDTLFAFGRGDYAGLQQAGQKELDELAQRLLNTQDLGQILITGHADPIGNETVNQQLSLQRAMTVRQYLVGKGVPAGLIEAKGAGSERPLVTCDPNQPRAQLIECLAPNRRVEIEVKKQQ; encoded by the coding sequence ATGAAACGTTTCAAAATCGCTTATCTGAAGTACGCCTTCTTCAAGTATCAGCCCTACATCCTGGGGCTCTTGTTCTTCGCCGCCATCTTTCTGGTCTGGCGGCTGGGCGTCGCACTGGGCTTTTCGTCGCTGGCCAGCCTGCTCAGCGGGATCGTGCTGTTCCTGCTGGCGTCAGCGCTCTACGTGCTGCTGCTCTACCGCGGGGTGGGGCAGAAGCGCAATCTCGAGCATTTGCTGATGGAGGACGCCGACGCTGCTGTGCTCGAGGCGAGCCCCCAGGACCGCGAAGAGATCAGCCTGCTGCGCGAGCGCCTGCTCAAGACCATCGAACGCCTCAAGCAGAGTGGCAAGCGTAAGGGCCAGCGCGGCAACGATGCGCTCTATGCGCTGCCCTGGTACATGATCGTGGGGCAGCCGGCGGCCGGCAAAAGCACCATGGTCTACGAGTCCGGGCTCAATTTCCCGTTCGCCGAGCGCGAGAACGCTCGGGTCGCCGGCATGGGCGGTACCCGCCACTGCGACTGGTTCTTCAGCTCCGACGCCATCCTGCTGGATACCGCCGGGCGCTACATGAACAGCGAAGAGGAGGTCGGCAAGTGGAAGGGCTTTCTCGCCCTGCTCAAGTCGCATCGCCGCCACTGCCCGCTCAACGGTCTAATCGTCGCGGTCAATATCAGCGACGTGGTGCAGGCCAGCGATACCCAGCGCAACAACCTGGCGCGGCGTCTGCGCGAGCGCATTCAGGAGGCGCGTGAGCAGCTGGAGGCGCGGCTGCCGATCTATCTGGTGTTCACCAAGTGCGACCTGATCGAAGGCTTCACCACCTTCTTCGAGCGCCTCGACCCGCAGCACCGCAGCGACGTGCTCGGGCATACCTTCCCGCATCAGCAGCCCAGCGATGTCAACTGGGGGCAGCAGTTCGACAGCGCGCTGCAGGCGCTGTGCCATCACTGGCTACAGGTGGGTGACGACGAAATCGTCCAGCGTGACGTGGTCGACACCCGCCGCGACGTGGCGGCCTTCCGCTTCCCGCTGGAGCTGGCGGCGCTGCGCGACTCGCTGACGCGCTTCGTCGATGCGCTGACCAATGCCAACCCCTACCAGAGTGCACCGCTGCTGCGCGGCTTCTACTTCGTCAGCGCCCTGCAGGAGGGTGATGCCATCGAAGGTGAGCACGCCAGCCGCGTGGGCCGTCACTTTGCCCTGGCCAAGCCCGGGCAGCTCTCGGAAGAGCGCGTCAATCACGCCTTCTTCATCGGCAACCTGTTCCGTCAGGTGATCATCGCCGACCGCCATCTGGCCGGGCTCTATTCGACGGACGTGCGCGGCAAACGGCGCAAGCTGCGCTGGGGGCTCGCGGCTGCCGCGCTGGGGATCGTCGCCTGTACCCTGTGGATCACCTCGGCGGTGCGCAACCACGGCGAGATCGAAGCGATGTCGCACACCTTCGCCGAGGCCACGGCCGAGGACGATCAGCAGCCGACCCAGTACGCCCGCTGGCACAGCCTGGACGCGCTGCGCGACTGGGGAAGCCACTACTATCAGCGCGAGCACGGCGACGGCGTGCCCTGGTCGATGGGCTGGGGGCTCTACCAGGGCGATGCGATAGAACCAGCGATCCGCGAGCACTACTTCGAGCGCCTGCGCACGGTGATGCTGGAGCCGGTGGAGCAGAACCTGACCCGCTCGCTGTTCTCGCTCACCACCATCGGTGTCTACAAACGCACCACCGACGAGCTGCACGCGGTGGACGGGCCCGACACCGTGGCGCCCTATGCCCGCCCGCGGGACAACACCGCGGAGTCGCTGGCCAAGTTCGGGCGCAATACGCTGGATACCTATCTGATGCTGTCGGACATGGACCGTGACGATATCGACAGCGAGGCCCTGCGCAACCGCCTGCCGGCGTTCTGGTATCCGGCGATCCAGCAGCGTACCGGGGCGAAGATCGACGAGGACCGCGCCGATTACCGCTACGCCGGGCGCCAGATCGACTTCTACAGCGAGCAGATCCACGAGCCGGACGTGCCGCGGATCACCTCCAACGCTTTCCTGGTGTCGAGCAGCCGCAACTACATCGACAGCCTGCTGGAGCAGACCCTGACCAGCACCGAGACCATCGTGCTCGAATCCGACACCCTGTTCGCCTTTGGCCGCGGCGACTACGCCGGCCTGCAGCAGGCAGGGCAGAAGGAGCTGGACGAGCTGGCACAGCGCCTGCTCAACACCCAGGACCTGGGGCAGATCCTGATCACCGGTCACGCCGACCCGATCGGCAACGAGACGGTGAACCAGCAGCTCTCGCTGCAGCGGGCGATGACCGTGCGCCAGTACCTGGTGGGCAAGGGCGTGCCGGCGGGCTTGATCGAGGCCAAGGGGGCGGGCAGCGAGCGTCCGCTGGTGACCTGTGACCCCAATCAGCCGCGGGCGCAGCTGATCGAGTGCCTGGCGCCGAACCGCCGGGTAGAGATCGAAGTCAAGAAGCAGCAGTGA
- a CDS encoding type VI secretion system tube protein Hcp gives MAFDAYLKIDGIPGESLDDKHVDWIELKSFDFGASQATSATASSAGGASAERVNLSEFRIQKFVDKASAKLFESCCKGQHIKEVVLHVNRAGGDKVRYMEVKLEEVIVSSTEMEGTSVSTGFEQNESEDRHDLPYETVKFNYARIKITYTQQKRSDGQGGGNVAGGWDRTRNKVYA, from the coding sequence ATGGCATTCGATGCGTATCTCAAGATCGACGGCATCCCCGGTGAAAGCCTGGACGACAAGCACGTTGACTGGATCGAACTGAAGAGCTTCGACTTCGGCGCTAGCCAGGCCACTTCGGCCACCGCCAGTTCAGCCGGCGGTGCCTCGGCCGAGCGCGTCAACCTGAGCGAATTCCGCATTCAGAAGTTCGTCGACAAGGCGTCCGCCAAGCTGTTCGAGTCCTGCTGTAAAGGTCAGCACATCAAGGAAGTCGTGCTGCACGTGAACCGCGCCGGTGGTGACAAGGTGCGTTACATGGAGGTCAAGCTGGAAGAGGTGATCGTCTCCTCGACCGAAATGGAAGGCACCTCCGTGTCGACCGGCTTCGAGCAGAACGAGAGCGAAGATCGTCACGACCTGCCGTACGAGACCGTCAAGTTCAACTACGCGCGGATCAAGATCACCTACACCCAGCAGAAGCGTTCCGACGGCCAGGGTGGCGGCAACGTCGCCGGCGGCTGGGACCGCACCCGCAACAAGGTCTACGCCTGA
- the tssA gene encoding type VI secretion system protein TssA yields MDQLGELSIEALLAPIEGASHAGGEDLTFSLLFDQIKEARRADPTYLPQGEWQTELKQSDWGQVINLTSEALIAQSKDLQLAGWLCEGLAHREGFDGIAFGLTLEARLLDEYWETLYPELDEDDLEERSARLSWLGDTLIGVVRTLPLLDGDGYGLADYDESRQVENQARNDPDAMDRALSDGKINDEIFQRSVVLTSTDFLQQRHAVIAATLVALEQLEDIGDQRFGRDAPSFAGLQKVLVQCRDLTEKLLRERGADVSASADAEAAAEVKAEEPAATRVEPSLSAPAAAEPAGALRTKPQSRDEAFEMLNGVARYFKEREPHSPVPYLIERAVKWGRMPLEEWLKDVIKDHGVIDNIRDTLGTQPKDDDY; encoded by the coding sequence ATGGATCAACTCGGCGAACTTTCCATCGAGGCGTTGCTCGCCCCCATCGAGGGCGCCAGCCACGCCGGCGGCGAGGATCTGACCTTCTCGCTGCTGTTCGACCAGATCAAGGAGGCGCGCCGCGCCGACCCCACCTACCTGCCCCAGGGTGAGTGGCAGACCGAACTCAAGCAGTCCGACTGGGGCCAGGTGATCAACCTCACCAGCGAGGCGCTGATCGCGCAGAGCAAGGATCTCCAGCTCGCCGGCTGGCTGTGCGAGGGGCTGGCGCATCGCGAGGGCTTCGACGGTATCGCCTTCGGCCTGACTCTCGAAGCCCGCTTGCTCGACGAATACTGGGAGACCCTTTATCCCGAACTCGACGAGGATGACCTCGAAGAGCGCTCGGCACGGCTGAGTTGGCTGGGCGATACGCTGATCGGCGTGGTGCGCACGCTGCCGTTGCTCGACGGTGACGGCTACGGGCTGGCCGACTACGACGAGTCGCGCCAGGTCGAGAACCAGGCGCGCAACGACCCCGATGCCATGGATCGCGCCCTCAGCGATGGCAAGATCAACGACGAGATCTTCCAGCGCTCGGTGGTGCTCACCAGTACCGACTTCCTGCAGCAGCGCCACGCCGTGATTGCCGCCACTCTGGTGGCGCTGGAGCAGCTGGAAGATATCGGCGATCAGCGCTTCGGCCGTGACGCGCCGAGCTTCGCCGGGTTGCAGAAAGTGCTGGTGCAGTGCCGCGACCTGACCGAAAAACTGTTGCGCGAGCGCGGGGCCGACGTCTCTGCCAGCGCCGATGCCGAGGCTGCCGCCGAGGTGAAGGCGGAAGAGCCCGCCGCGACCCGGGTCGAGCCGAGCCTGTCGGCGCCCGCGGCGGCCGAGCCGGCGGGGGCGTTGCGCACCAAGCCCCAGAGCCGCGACGAAGCGTTCGAGATGCTCAACGGTGTGGCGCGCTACTTCAAGGAGCGCGAGCCCCACAGCCCGGTGCCTTACCTGATCGAGCGAGCGGTGAAGTGGGGCCGTATGCCGCTGGAAGAGTGGCTCAAGGATGTGATCAAGGATCACGGCGTGATCGACAACATCCGCGACACCCTGGGTACGCAGCCGAAGGATGATGACTACTGA
- a CDS encoding PAAR domain-containing protein: protein MKGIVVLGDATSHGGKVITAQSSYLIDGKPVACVGDKVTCPKDGHGSTTVIVEGHPTMKVNGKPVALHGHKTACGATLISSHNGDSGHD, encoded by the coding sequence ATGAAAGGCATCGTTGTACTCGGTGACGCCACGAGCCATGGCGGCAAAGTCATTACCGCACAGAGCAGCTACCTGATCGATGGCAAGCCGGTGGCCTGCGTTGGCGACAAGGTCACCTGCCCCAAGGATGGCCATGGCAGCACCACGGTGATCGTCGAAGGTCATCCGACCATGAAGGTCAACGGCAAGCCGGTGGCGCTGCACGGCCACAAGACCGCCTGCGGGGCGACCCTGATCTCTTCGCACAACGGCGACAGCGGTCACGACTGA